The following proteins come from a genomic window of Deinococcus sp. KSM4-11:
- a CDS encoding VWA domain-containing protein, translated as MHESNTPSIELLPLKTSLPAGQDSELTLLVRIHPAAAPVTSARRPPLNLSFVLDRSGSMSGTPIAMARTAIQVALRLMQPHDRVSVVAFDDRVETVVPSQLATDPEALCRAVAGITDRGSTALHAGWLEGAMLIAQHLDPQALNRVLLLSDGQANQGETRADVIAQHVKGLTARGVSTSTIGLGHDYDEALLQGMADAGDGNYEHIEHDDALPAFFAAELQGLTRTTGHTVSLGVEPNPALGSLRSDVLNDLPRNDLGRWQLANLIDGRPLDVVVTLHVPAQPQGTTVGVTRLRLAWTDRQGVRQKLRAQLTLPVVDPAAYVQLPEDIQVTVAAERLRAARVREEAVAHAVAGNVPMSREVLSREHRRLSRLAMPELASEVHGLVSLDRDFAEDEVIARKRATSQSYNTRRSKSEN; from the coding sequence ATGCACGAATCCAACACGCCCAGCATCGAACTTCTGCCGCTCAAGACCTCTCTGCCCGCCGGCCAGGACAGCGAGCTCACCCTGCTCGTCCGCATTCACCCCGCCGCTGCACCCGTGACCAGTGCTCGGCGTCCCCCGCTGAACCTGTCGTTCGTCCTTGACCGCAGCGGCTCCATGAGCGGCACCCCCATCGCCATGGCCCGCACGGCCATCCAGGTCGCCCTGCGCCTGATGCAGCCCCACGACCGCGTCAGCGTCGTCGCCTTCGACGACCGCGTCGAAACAGTGGTGCCCTCGCAGCTCGCCACCGATCCCGAGGCGCTGTGCCGCGCCGTCGCAGGCATCACCGACCGGGGTTCCACCGCGCTGCACGCCGGCTGGCTGGAAGGCGCCATGCTGATCGCGCAGCACCTCGACCCGCAGGCGCTCAACCGCGTCCTGCTGCTCAGTGATGGGCAGGCCAACCAGGGCGAAACGCGGGCGGACGTCATCGCCCAGCACGTCAAGGGCCTCACCGCGCGTGGGGTCAGCACCAGCACCATCGGGCTGGGACACGACTATGACGAAGCCCTGTTGCAGGGCATGGCGGACGCCGGGGACGGCAACTACGAGCACATCGAGCACGACGACGCGCTGCCTGCCTTCTTTGCGGCGGAACTGCAGGGACTGACGCGCACGACTGGCCATACCGTCAGCCTTGGCGTGGAACCGAACCCGGCGCTGGGCAGCCTGCGGTCTGACGTTCTCAATGACCTGCCCCGCAATGATCTGGGGCGCTGGCAGCTCGCCAACCTCATTGACGGCCGGCCCCTGGATGTGGTGGTGACCCTGCACGTGCCCGCCCAGCCGCAGGGCACGACCGTGGGCGTGACCCGCCTCCGCCTGGCGTGGACGGATCGGCAGGGCGTGCGGCAGAAACTCCGGGCGCAGTTGACCCTGCCGGTGGTGGATCCGGCGGCATACGTCCAGCTGCCGGAGGACATCCAGGTGACGGTGGCGGCCGAGCGCCTGCGCGCCGCCCGGGTGCGCGAAGAGGCCGTGGCACACGCGGTGGCGGGGAACGTGCCGATGTCGCGCGAGGTGCTGTCGCGCGAACACCGCCGGCTCAGCCGGCTGGCGATGCCGGAACTGGCGTCGGAGGTGCACGGGCTGGTCAGCCTCGACCGGGACTTCGCCGAGGACGAGGTGATCGCCCGCAAGCGCGCGACCAGCCAGAGCTACAACACCCGCCGCAGCAAATCCGAGAATTAA
- a CDS encoding helix-turn-helix transcriptional regulator, whose amino-acid sequence MQAQWKLRDYLHAHGITPYKLAKAIPDVRQATIYRLAAEDAPQSVSFDILSRVITGLRTVTGQDVTVGDLITLVEIPTSEDAAWMNADLSGMADLDPYDWGNVDPLSLGEAVSVSSDGQIIVGKL is encoded by the coding sequence ATGCAAGCCCAGTGGAAACTGCGCGACTACCTGCACGCGCACGGCATCACCCCCTACAAACTCGCCAAGGCCATTCCCGATGTCCGTCAGGCCACCATCTACCGCCTGGCCGCCGAAGACGCGCCGCAGTCGGTCAGCTTCGACATCCTCTCCAGGGTCATCACTGGCCTGCGCACGGTCACGGGTCAGGACGTCACGGTGGGCGACCTGATCACCCTGGTCGAGATTCCCACCAGCGAGGACGCCGCCTGGATGAACGCCGACCTCTCGGGGATGGCTGACCTCGACCCCTACGACTGGGGGAACGTGGATCCCCTGAGCCTCGGTGAAGCCGTCTCAGTGAGCAGCGACGGGCAGATTATCGTCGGCAAGCTGTGA
- a CDS encoding type II toxin-antitoxin system PemK/MazF family toxin, with translation MTARPLGVGDVVVARLPAQNPSGHEQEGYRPAVVVGVPAQAGTPRIPMLIVAPLTTNRQLAWAASAPGLYPALTAGRGGLPADSIVLADQLRALDATRIVRQIGTLGTTEYAGIKQAIQAMFSR, from the coding sequence GTGACCGCACGCCCACTCGGCGTCGGTGATGTCGTGGTCGCCCGACTGCCCGCCCAGAACCCCTCGGGTCACGAACAGGAGGGCTACCGGCCGGCGGTCGTCGTAGGTGTTCCAGCGCAGGCGGGAACGCCGCGAATTCCGATGCTGATCGTGGCGCCCCTGACGACCAATAGGCAGCTGGCCTGGGCCGCATCTGCGCCAGGGCTGTACCCCGCCCTCACCGCCGGCAGGGGCGGGCTCCCCGCAGACTCCATTGTCCTGGCCGATCAGCTCAGGGCACTCGACGCCACGCGCATTGTTCGGCAGATCGGCACCCTGGGCACCACCGAGTACGCCGGAATCAAACAGGCCATCCAGGCCATGTTCTCGCGCTGA
- a CDS encoding ROK family protein, giving the protein MTGVLPGTPVNDPVIGIDLGGTKVASGVVTGTVIADRQEVPTPRGLENLLDLLQRLVEAHDAGARQRLRVGLGLPGPVRDGQSTFFSNLQELNGTRLESELARRLNRTVVIENDANLAALAEFHCGASRGTTTSAYLTWSTGIGCGLILHGHLHSGRHGMAGEVGHTRITPLGPMDGSGTVGTLEAQISGAALARDAGFVFGRAVPVPDLFGLAATDARAQTLLQQAAAHLGIYLHNLQLLLDPDCVVLGGGLFQHLEVLLPMIEAARRQTGALDEFTPLVPSHLGRDAGIIGAALLARRGRSP; this is encoded by the coding sequence ATGACGGGCGTGCTCCCGGGCACCCCCGTGAACGACCCTGTGATCGGCATCGACCTGGGAGGAACCAAGGTCGCGTCCGGCGTCGTGACTGGCACCGTCATCGCCGACCGGCAGGAAGTGCCAACGCCGCGTGGCCTCGAGAACCTGCTCGATCTGCTTCAGCGCCTGGTCGAGGCTCATGACGCGGGTGCCCGGCAGCGTCTCCGGGTCGGCCTGGGCCTTCCCGGCCCCGTGCGTGATGGTCAGTCCACCTTCTTCTCCAACCTGCAGGAACTCAACGGCACCCGCCTCGAATCGGAACTGGCACGGCGCCTGAACCGCACCGTGGTGATCGAGAATGACGCGAACCTCGCCGCGCTCGCCGAATTCCACTGTGGCGCGTCCCGTGGCACCACCACAAGCGCGTATCTGACGTGGTCGACCGGGATCGGCTGCGGCCTGATTCTCCACGGACACCTTCACTCTGGACGGCACGGCATGGCGGGCGAAGTCGGCCACACCCGGATCACTCCGCTGGGGCCGATGGACGGCAGTGGCACCGTCGGCACGCTGGAAGCCCAGATCAGTGGCGCTGCCCTGGCCCGTGACGCTGGCTTCGTGTTCGGACGAGCGGTACCGGTGCCAGACCTGTTTGGACTCGCGGCCACCGATGCGCGTGCGCAGACGCTCCTGCAGCAGGCGGCCGCGCATCTGGGGATCTACCTCCACAACCTCCAGCTCCTGCTCGACCCGGACTGCGTGGTGCTGGGTGGAGGACTGTTCCAGCATCTTGAGGTGCTGCTTCCCATGATCGAGGCGGCGCGCCGGCAGACCGGCGCGCTCGACGAGTTCACGCCGCTGGTGCCCTCCCATCTGGGTCGGGATGCGGGCATTATCGGCGCGGCGCTGTTGGCGAGAAGAGGGCGGTCGCCCTGA
- a CDS encoding SIS domain-containing protein translates to MTHTTHPGLSLLRAERARQWTDAQATLGDPEPRRLAGQVADALRAPGASLLLLGMGGSHHANQTAISAYRQRGLHATAMTLDEALVQPLPADLRRVSVIVSQSGESGEIVRYLEAQTLPASIFGASLNAGSELARRVPTLIAAGGPEVAFAATRSFVLTLTLHQVILEALGAERLSLDALIPVPDVDAAPLRDVTSVVFLGAGSASGLAHMAGLGTLELARFPALSYEAGQFRHGPPELLSPQVGTVLITSSAPDTYRQATMARILDVCAGAGSPTLQFTADQGSAANLSGELALCPAIQQLVIDLALQRVPNVGDPVRSAKVTR, encoded by the coding sequence ATGACGCACACCACCCACCCCGGACTCTCGCTCCTGCGCGCCGAACGGGCCCGCCAGTGGACGGACGCCCAGGCCACCCTGGGCGACCCTGAGCCGCGGCGGCTCGCTGGCCAGGTCGCCGACGCCCTGCGCGCGCCCGGCGCGTCCCTGCTGCTCCTTGGCATGGGCGGCAGTCACCACGCCAACCAGACGGCGATCTCTGCGTACCGTCAGCGTGGCCTGCACGCCACGGCCATGACGCTGGACGAGGCCCTCGTCCAGCCGCTGCCTGCGGATCTACGGCGGGTCTCCGTGATCGTCAGCCAGTCCGGCGAGTCCGGCGAGATCGTCCGCTACCTGGAGGCGCAGACACTCCCGGCATCCATCTTCGGAGCAAGCCTGAACGCCGGCAGTGAACTGGCCCGCCGGGTGCCCACGCTGATCGCTGCCGGCGGCCCGGAGGTCGCGTTCGCCGCGACGCGGTCATTCGTGCTCACGCTGACGCTTCATCAGGTCATTCTGGAGGCGCTCGGAGCCGAACGGTTGTCCCTCGACGCGCTGATTCCCGTGCCGGACGTCGACGCGGCGCCGCTGCGGGACGTCACCTCCGTGGTGTTTCTCGGTGCCGGCAGCGCGTCCGGACTCGCTCACATGGCCGGACTCGGCACGCTCGAACTCGCCCGCTTCCCGGCCCTCAGCTACGAGGCGGGCCAGTTTCGTCACGGGCCACCAGAACTCCTGAGCCCCCAGGTGGGCACCGTACTGATCACGTCCAGTGCTCCCGACACGTACCGCCAGGCCACCATGGCCCGCATCCTGGACGTGTGCGCTGGAGCGGGCAGTCCGACCCTGCAGTTCACGGCCGACCAGGGGAGCGCGGCGAACCTGAGTGGCGAACTGGCGCTGTGTCCCGCCATTCAGCAACTGGTGATCGACCTGGCCCTGCAACGGGTGCCGAATGTGGGCGACCCGGTCCGCAGTGCGAAAGTCACGCGATGA
- a CDS encoding carbohydrate ABC transporter permease: MRPTRTQTVLTYAGVMVFALSVLLPVLWMLVSSVMPATDLTTRPLRWIPVHPDWSRYASLLTVGDNTPGQTFLYALRNSAAVALSTTALALLLGIPAAYALSRFPHGKAGLLPAVIATYMLPPVALVLPLYQLLARLHLLNTVWGLILVYCSVILPFTTWLLKANFDTVPAEIEEAGLIDGLSRMGCMTRIVVPLALPGVTTSAIFAVLLAWDEFFYALLFTNGLAAKTLPVAIADFTAGRATDYGLIMSAGVLAALPPVLIAVALQRGLLAGLTSGGVKG; this comes from the coding sequence GTGAGACCGACGAGGACGCAGACGGTACTGACCTACGCCGGCGTGATGGTGTTCGCCCTGAGCGTGCTGCTGCCCGTGCTGTGGATGCTGGTCAGCAGCGTCATGCCCGCGACCGACCTGACCACCCGGCCGCTGCGCTGGATCCCGGTGCACCCGGACTGGAGCCGCTACGCGTCGCTGCTCACCGTCGGCGACAACACACCCGGCCAGACCTTCCTGTACGCCCTGCGCAACAGTGCGGCCGTCGCCCTGAGCACCACCGCCCTGGCCCTGTTGCTGGGCATCCCCGCCGCCTACGCCCTCTCGCGCTTTCCACATGGGAAGGCCGGACTGCTCCCGGCGGTGATCGCCACCTACATGCTGCCGCCGGTGGCCCTGGTGTTGCCGCTGTACCAGCTGCTCGCCCGCCTGCACCTGCTGAACACGGTCTGGGGACTGATCCTGGTGTACTGCAGCGTGATCCTGCCCTTCACCACCTGGCTGTTGAAGGCCAATTTCGACACCGTGCCGGCCGAGATCGAGGAGGCGGGGCTGATCGACGGCCTGTCCCGGATGGGCTGCATGACCCGCATCGTCGTGCCCCTCGCCCTGCCCGGCGTGACCACCAGCGCCATCTTCGCGGTGTTGCTCGCCTGGGACGAATTCTTCTACGCGCTGCTGTTCACCAATGGACTGGCCGCCAAGACCCTCCCCGTGGCCATTGCGGATTTCACAGCGGGGCGCGCCACCGACTACGGGTTGATCATGTCGGCCGGCGTGCTGGCGGCGCTGCCCCCCGTCCTGATCGCCGTGGCGCTGCAGCGGGGCCTGCTGGCCGGCCTGACCTCAGGAGGGGTCAAAGGATGA
- a CDS encoding carbohydrate ABC transporter permease, producing the protein MSRVTRAAPAGRLSWGLLLPLLLVLIGVVGYPLLRTVYLSFTDASLNALGTRPQWIGTRNYADALGNPDFHATLWHSAYFTLVSVTLEVIIGVAVALLLNQRFRGRTLARALLILPWAIPTIVNAVMWRWIYHPEYGALNALLTQWGLLGGYRSWLGEPGSALNMVILADVWKNYPLVALIALAALQGVSAEIYEAAALDGASPWARFWRITLPAIIGPLSVAVVLRTIEAFKVFDIVYVMTRGGPADATKTASFTVYQEAYTYLQAGSGAAYANLMVLVSAVLIALYLWLSRRQGTL; encoded by the coding sequence ATGTCCCGAGTGACGCGCGCCGCTCCCGCCGGCCGGTTGAGCTGGGGCCTGCTCCTGCCCCTCCTGCTGGTGCTGATCGGCGTGGTGGGGTATCCGCTGCTGCGCACCGTGTATTTGAGCTTCACCGATGCCAGCCTCAATGCCCTGGGCACCCGTCCGCAGTGGATCGGCACCCGGAACTATGCCGACGCCCTGGGCAACCCGGACTTCCACGCCACGCTGTGGCACAGCGCGTACTTCACGCTCGTGTCCGTGACGCTGGAAGTCATCATCGGGGTGGCCGTCGCGCTGCTGCTCAACCAGCGCTTCCGGGGACGCACGCTGGCCCGGGCCCTGCTGATCCTGCCCTGGGCCATTCCTACCATCGTGAACGCCGTGATGTGGCGCTGGATCTACCACCCGGAATACGGGGCCCTGAACGCCCTGCTGACCCAGTGGGGACTGCTGGGCGGGTACCGCTCGTGGCTGGGGGAACCGGGCAGCGCCCTGAACATGGTGATCCTGGCGGACGTCTGGAAGAACTATCCGCTGGTGGCGCTGATCGCGCTGGCGGCGCTGCAGGGCGTCTCGGCGGAGATCTATGAGGCGGCCGCCCTGGACGGCGCGTCACCCTGGGCCCGCTTCTGGCGCATCACGCTGCCCGCCATCATCGGCCCGCTCAGTGTGGCCGTGGTGCTGCGCACCATCGAGGCGTTCAAGGTCTTCGACATCGTGTACGTCATGACCCGTGGCGGCCCGGCGGACGCCACCAAGACGGCGTCCTTCACGGTCTACCAGGAAGCCTACACGTACCTCCAGGCTGGCAGCGGCGCCGCCTACGCCAACCTGATGGTGCTGGTCAGCGCTGTGCTGATCGCCCTGTACCTGTGGCTCTCGCGTCGGCAGGGCACGCTGTGA
- a CDS encoding extracellular solute-binding protein: protein MNATMKALILSLGLTLGSAAAAPVTLTALFMKQAAYSEADIQSMVKAFEARTPGVTVKLEFVPYEALHDKIVSAASAGAGGYDVILYDVIWPTEFAKNGFLEDVTPRIPASDNAKVFAGAWKTVEAGGKRYGMPWILDTKYLYYNKDILKRAGIAAPPRTWDELIKQAAIIKAKKLVTYPLVWSWSQAEALVCDYTTLLSAYGGSFYKGSAPAFNTGGGLKALQFMSDSLKSGLSNPNSREYLEEDVRKSFSNGEAAFALNWTYMYALANDPKQSKVAGKVGVVPAPGVAGVSTASAMNGSMALGIPTGSAHKDEAWNLIRYMTSQPVQEKYAKLSLPIWKASYASPAVTRGQEDLVKAAKVSLGVMLPRPTIAQYPQLSTVLQTSLQKALLGSQTPQQALDDAAKTAARFR from the coding sequence ATGAACGCAACCATGAAAGCACTGATCCTCAGCCTTGGCCTGACCCTCGGCAGCGCCGCCGCCGCGCCCGTCACCCTGACGGCCCTGTTCATGAAACAGGCGGCCTACAGCGAGGCCGATATCCAGAGCATGGTCAAGGCCTTCGAGGCCAGGACGCCTGGCGTGACCGTTAAGCTCGAGTTCGTGCCCTATGAAGCGCTCCATGACAAGATCGTGAGCGCCGCGTCGGCCGGCGCGGGTGGCTATGACGTCATCCTGTACGACGTCATCTGGCCCACGGAATTCGCCAAGAACGGCTTTCTCGAGGACGTGACCCCCCGCATCCCGGCGTCGGACAACGCCAAGGTGTTCGCCGGCGCGTGGAAGACCGTGGAGGCGGGCGGGAAGCGCTACGGCATGCCGTGGATCCTCGACACGAAATACCTGTACTACAACAAGGACATCCTCAAGCGGGCCGGGATCGCCGCGCCGCCCAGAACCTGGGACGAACTGATCAAGCAGGCGGCCATCATCAAGGCCAAGAAGCTCGTGACTTACCCGCTGGTCTGGAGCTGGAGCCAGGCTGAGGCGCTCGTGTGCGACTACACGACGCTGCTCTCTGCCTACGGCGGTTCGTTCTACAAGGGCAGCGCGCCTGCCTTCAATACCGGCGGCGGTCTCAAGGCGCTGCAGTTCATGAGCGACTCGCTCAAGAGTGGGCTCAGCAATCCCAACAGCCGGGAATACCTGGAGGAGGACGTCCGCAAATCCTTCTCCAACGGCGAGGCGGCGTTCGCCCTGAACTGGACATACATGTACGCCCTGGCCAACGATCCCAAGCAGAGCAAGGTCGCTGGGAAGGTCGGCGTGGTGCCCGCGCCCGGGGTGGCCGGCGTCAGCACGGCGAGCGCCATGAACGGCTCGATGGCCCTGGGCATCCCCACGGGCAGCGCGCACAAGGACGAGGCCTGGAACCTGATCCGGTACATGACGTCGCAGCCGGTGCAGGAGAAGTATGCCAAGCTGAGCCTGCCTATCTGGAAGGCCAGTTACGCCAGCCCGGCCGTCACGCGCGGTCAGGAGGATCTAGTGAAGGCCGCCAAGGTCTCCCTGGGCGTGATGCTGCCCCGCCCCACCATCGCGCAGTACCCGCAGCTCAGCACCGTACTGCAGACGTCGTTGCAAAAAGCGCTGCTGGGCAGCCAGACTCCCCAGCAGGCGCTGGATGACGCTGCGAAGACCGCCGCCCGATTCCGGTAA
- a CDS encoding ROK family protein, whose translation MRQHNRQRVLLALLKHGALSRAELMQHTSLSVVTVNAITKDLEESAHIAEVGRTAGQAGRPAGIYALHPHLATLIGADVQPHEIRLLSSDVRGQQRHETIIAVPDPAVLEPLFGSALTALVNDSPHGPVRHVTVSFPAPISQQGEILEPNSLRGITLGSARDTLRACGADLILENDANLHALAERHYGVARDSPNFLVLIQRKSGIGLGLYLDGALYRGAQGRAGELSLARWPDGGRIIPIEDLPDSVRTQALTYLVSAVAVALDVSLLVIKEDTSCASASPPSFLPLAELLPHLRVEASLLGEEGPALGALIASRDRFTHALLTSPPAELAT comes from the coding sequence ATGCGTCAACACAACCGGCAGCGGGTGCTGTTGGCCCTCCTGAAGCACGGCGCTCTATCGCGCGCCGAGCTCATGCAGCACACCAGCCTCTCGGTGGTCACGGTCAACGCGATCACCAAAGACCTGGAGGAAAGCGCTCACATTGCCGAGGTCGGCCGCACCGCGGGCCAGGCCGGACGCCCGGCCGGGATCTATGCCCTCCACCCACACCTGGCCACACTGATCGGTGCGGATGTCCAGCCCCACGAAATCCGACTCCTCAGCAGCGACGTCCGTGGACAACAGCGGCACGAAACCATCATCGCGGTTCCCGATCCGGCGGTACTTGAGCCCCTGTTCGGTTCGGCCCTCACCGCCCTCGTGAACGATTCCCCGCACGGCCCGGTGCGCCACGTGACCGTCAGTTTTCCCGCGCCCATCTCACAGCAGGGCGAGATCCTCGAACCCAACTCACTTCGAGGAATCACCCTCGGATCTGCCCGTGACACGCTGCGTGCCTGCGGAGCCGACCTGATTCTGGAGAACGACGCCAACCTGCACGCGCTCGCCGAACGGCATTACGGCGTCGCTCGGGATTCACCGAATTTCCTGGTGCTGATCCAGCGGAAAAGCGGCATCGGCCTGGGCCTGTATCTCGACGGGGCCCTGTACCGCGGCGCTCAGGGCCGCGCCGGCGAACTGTCGCTGGCGCGCTGGCCTGATGGGGGCCGGATCATACCCATTGAAGATCTGCCTGATTCAGTCCGCACCCAAGCACTGACGTACCTCGTCAGTGCCGTGGCGGTCGCCCTGGACGTGTCGCTGCTGGTCATCAAGGAGGACACCTCGTGTGCCTCAGCGTCCCCCCCGTCCTTTCTGCCACTGGCGGAACTGCTCCCGCATCTGCGAGTCGAGGCGTCCTTACTTGGGGAGGAGGGGCCAGCCCTGGGGGCTCTGATCGCCAGCCGTGACCGCTTTACCCACGCCCTCCTCACCTCCCCGCCCGCCGAACTCGCCACGTGA
- a CDS encoding asparagine synthase-related protein, giving the protein MACWVCCARRARTCGHSRTPCPRPGSDADIARRLAEQYGTAHEEFVAFRGNVPASVRRNAAHGHGVAPYGEEIDALMDLAARQPTDIFTGEQVFELRTIPAASTAHHLDRVHINAFTALAWLEPLLQDGVYTTLHEAWTPEYRAVAAQSEQWTHWYHRELELLLRQYEPWALLPWRERYTGQNANVHMPYLDTAVLEFLGHLPVNLMADKNVLKVALRQMEPALFRVPLASTQGYEANWRRELRALDADALNALLGFPSRLDDLVAPDALRRLILALPQGDPSVRARATAAVRGTLGTWRRSAVGQRVFGQPTLKPKVPNLSALILTLLTLRDVLRR; this is encoded by the coding sequence GTGGCCTGCTGGGTTTGTTGCGCCCGGCGTGCCCGAACCTGCGGACATTCGCGTACACCCTGCCCCCGGCCCGGTAGCGATGCGGACATTGCCCGCCGACTGGCCGAGCAGTACGGCACCGCGCACGAGGAATTCGTCGCGTTCCGGGGAAACGTGCCAGCCAGCGTGCGGCGCAACGCTGCGCACGGCCACGGCGTGGCCCCGTACGGCGAGGAAATCGACGCCCTGATGGATCTGGCGGCCCGGCAGCCCACCGACATCTTCACCGGTGAGCAGGTCTTCGAGTTGCGCACCATTCCGGCGGCCAGCACGGCGCATCACCTCGACCGGGTGCACATCAATGCCTTCACGGCGCTGGCGTGGCTGGAGCCGCTGCTGCAGGACGGCGTGTACACGACGCTGCACGAAGCATGGACGCCGGAATACCGCGCCGTGGCTGCGCAGAGTGAGCAGTGGACCCACTGGTATCACCGGGAACTGGAACTGCTGCTGCGGCAGTACGAACCGTGGGCCCTGTTGCCGTGGCGGGAACGGTACACCGGGCAGAACGCGAACGTGCACATGCCCTACCTCGACACGGCGGTTCTGGAGTTCCTGGGCCACCTGCCGGTGAACCTGATGGCCGACAAGAACGTGTTGAAAGTGGCGCTCCGACAGATGGAGCCGGCCTTGTTCCGCGTGCCGCTGGCCAGCACGCAGGGCTACGAAGCCAACTGGCGCCGCGAACTGCGGGCGCTGGATGCGGACGCCCTGAATGCCCTGCTGGGATTTCCGAGCCGCCTGGATGACCTCGTTGCACCTGACGCCCTCCGCCGTCTGATCCTGGCCCTGCCGCAGGGCGACCCCTCGGTGCGCGCGCGGGCCACGGCGGCCGTGCGCGGAACGCTAGGCACGTGGCGGCGTTCCGCCGTGGGCCAGCGGGTCTTCGGCCAGCCGACGCTCAAACCCAAGGTGCCGAACCTGTCGGCCCTGATCCTTACGCTGCTGACGCTGCGCGACGTGCTGCGGCGGTGA
- a CDS encoding DinB family protein, whose protein sequence is MTSTRPDSSEYLPYFSRYIDLVPAGDIVEILAAHAVSTPAVLEGLTLAQAAVRYAPDKWSVRQVIGHLSDTERVFAYRALRVARQEPAPAEGFDAPGWMQAAHFDRRDIPDLVAEWRSVRAASLNLFRSLTPPAWGRTGMANGHPISVQALAYIIAGHELHHLALLQRSYGVIGET, encoded by the coding sequence ATGACGTCCACCCGACCAGACTCAAGTGAATACCTGCCATACTTCTCACGCTATATCGACCTGGTGCCCGCCGGGGACATCGTTGAGATCCTCGCCGCCCACGCGGTGTCCACCCCAGCTGTGCTCGAAGGGTTGACGCTCGCCCAGGCCGCGGTTCGGTACGCGCCCGACAAGTGGAGCGTCCGGCAGGTGATCGGGCATCTGAGTGATACCGAGCGGGTCTTTGCGTACCGCGCGTTGAGGGTGGCCCGGCAGGAGCCAGCGCCTGCCGAGGGCTTTGACGCACCAGGCTGGATGCAGGCGGCACACTTTGACAGGCGGGACATCCCCGATCTCGTGGCGGAGTGGCGCAGTGTCCGCGCGGCCAGCCTGAACCTTTTCAGAAGCCTGACCCCACCGGCGTGGGGCCGGACAGGCATGGCCAACGGTCATCCCATCAGCGTCCAGGCGCTGGCATACATCATTGCTGGCCACGAGCTTCACCATCTCGCCCTGCTGCAACGGTCGTACGGGGTGATCGGGGAGACGTAA
- a CDS encoding cupin domain-containing protein, translated as MRDPTFNLLLMALKVGSGLPDHTAPGPISVLVLDGRVAFTSQGERLELGPHELVTLPARTTHAVMALEDSAILITIANPVTHTNPLGLESERQVDAERTFEQG; from the coding sequence GTGCGCGACCCCACCTTCAATCTCCTGCTGATGGCCCTGAAGGTGGGATCAGGCTTACCAGATCACACCGCTCCCGGTCCCATCAGCGTGCTGGTACTCGATGGACGTGTCGCTTTCACCTCACAGGGTGAACGGCTCGAACTCGGCCCGCATGAGCTGGTCACGCTGCCCGCCCGCACCACTCACGCGGTGATGGCGCTTGAAGACAGCGCGATCCTGATCACCATCGCCAACCCCGTGACGCACACCAATCCGCTCGGGCTCGAGAGTGAGCGTCAGGTTGACGCTGAGCGAACCTTCGAGCAGGGCTGA